One part of the Glycine soja cultivar W05 chromosome 11, ASM419377v2, whole genome shotgun sequence genome encodes these proteins:
- the LOC114376632 gene encoding TPR repeat-containing thioredoxin TTL1-like: MSHSSGKPVSEVVGIDATFSDRFRDALTCDDNNNINKPDFRELDLGSPVSPLRTTRGPAASSSSSSSGSFSGRTGPTRKPESAQNNSNTNTHIHSNNNNSGELSGSSENSPTARKPGHTRSDSGSAPVPLIYSGQTATSPVMNVLPTGNICPSGKILKTGMTPNRSSRTSRSDVLGSGMGNYGHGSIMRGGGKAEPASTRGSGGGNEMVKRGGHVRSVDPEELKRLGNECYKRGNFVDALSLYDRAIAMSPASAAYRSNRAAALTGLGRLGEAVRECEEAVRLDPNYGRAHQRLASLFLRLGQVENARKHLCYPGMQPDPSDMQRLQVVEKHISKCGDVRRVGDWKSVLREVDAAVAAGADSSYQLFMCRAEAFLKLHQIDDAESILLHIPKSEPHTNSSSQARFFGMLCEAYSYFVRAQIEMALGRFENAVTAAEKASQNDSRNVEVAVLLNNVRMVARARVRGNDLFKSERYTEACLAYGEGLRLDPSNSVLYCNRAACWFKLGQWERSIEDSNQALHIQPNYTKALLRRAASNSKLERWEEAVKDYEILRKELPNDNEVAESLFHAQVALKKSRGEEVTNLKFGGEVEEVSGLEQFRAAISLPGVSVVHFEVASNSQCKQISPFVNTLCGRYPSINFLKVDIQQSPTVATAENVRIVPTFKIYKNGCRLKEIVCPSHDMLEHSVRHYSF; the protein is encoded by the exons ATGTCGCATTCGTCGGGGAAGCCGGTTTCCGAGGTGGTCGGCATAGACGCCACCTTCTCCGATCGGTTCCGCGACGCCCTCACCTGCGACGAcaataacaacattaacaagCCCGACTTCCGAGAACTCGATCTGGGCTCGCCGGTCTCGCCATTGCGGACCACGCGCGGGCCTGCTGCCAGTAGCAGCTCCAGCTCCTCCGGTTCCTTTTCGGGCCGAACCGGACCCACCCGAAAGCCCGAATCGGCACAAAATAATAGCAACACCAACACTCACATTCACAGCAATAACAACAACTCCGGTGAACTTTCTGGTTCGAGTGAGAACAGTCCCACTGCGCGCAAGCCGGGTCACACGAGATCTGACTCCGGATCTGCGCCCGTTCCCTTGATATATTCCGGTCAGACAGCGACCTCGCCTGTGATGAATGTTCTTCCCACAGGAAACATTTGTCCATCCGGGAAGATCTTGAAGACGGGGATGACTCCGAATCGGAGTAGCAGAACTAGTAGAAGCGATGTGTTGGGGTCGGGGATGGGGAACTATGGCCACGGGAGCATAATGCGCGGCGGAGGGAAGGCTGAGCCGGCGAGTACTCGCGGCAGTGGCGGCGGGAATGAGATGGTGAAGAGAGGGGGACACGTGCGGAGTGTGGATCCGGAAGAGTTGAAGAGGTTGGGGAATGAGTGTTACAAAAGGGGAAACTTTGTTGATGCGTTGAGTCTCTATGATCGCGCGATTGCGATGTCGCCGGCGAGTGCCGCTTACCGGAGCAACCGTGCGGCGGCGTTGACGGGGCTCGGAAGGTTGGGTGAGGCTGTGAGGGAATGTGAGGAGGCTGTGAGGTTGGATCCTAATTATGGGAGGGCTCATCAGCGTTTGGCTTCTCTTTTCCTTAG GTTGGGACAAGTTGAGAATGCAAGGAAGCACCTTTGTTATCCTGGGATGCAGCCAGATCCGTCTGATATGCAGAGGTTGCAAGTGGTGGAAAAGCATATCAGCAAATGTGGGGATGTACGGAGGGTTGGGGATTGGAAGAGTGTTCTCAGGGAAGTTGATGCTGCTGTTGCTGCTGGAGCGGATTCTTCTTATCAG CTCTTTATGTGTAGAGCAGAAGCGTTTTTGAAGCTCCACCAGATTGATGATGCGGAATCAATTTTGTTGCATATTCCCAAATCAGAGCCGCACACTAATTCCTCTTCTCAGGCAAGGTTTTTTGGGATGCTATGTGAGGCTTATTCCTATTTTGTCAGAGCTCAGATTGAGATGGCATTGGGAAG GTTTGAGAATGCGGTTACAGCTGCTGAGAAAGCCAGTCAGAATGATTCCCGGAATGTTGAAGTTGCTGTTTTGCTCAACAATGTCAGGATGGTGGCAAGGGCTCGAGTGCGGGGAAATGATCTTTTTAAATCTGAAAGGTACACTGAAGCTTGCTTGGCGTATGGGGAAGGTTTGAGACTTGACCCTTCAAATTCCGTTCTATATTGCAATAGAGCAGCTTGTTGGTTTAAGCTTGGGCAATGGGAAAGGTCAATTGAAGACTCCAACCAAGCTTTACATATCCAACCAAATTACACCAAGGCTCTTCTTCGAAGAGCTGCATCAAACAGCAAG CTAGAAAGGTGGGAGGAAGCAGTCAAAGATTATGAGATCTTGCGGAAAGAACTTCCAAATGACAATGAAGTTGCTGAATCTCTTTTCCATGCACAAGTTGCCCTAAAGAAATCACGTGGAGAAGaagtaacaaatttaaaatttggtggTGAAGTGGAAGAAGTCTCAGGTCTTGAGCAGTTTAGAGCTGCAATTTCTTTACCAG GTGTATCTGTTGTCCATTTTGAAGTTGCATCTAACTCGCAATGCAAACAAATATCGCCATTTGTCAATACACTATGTGGTCGATATCCATCTATTAACTTCCTCAAG GTGGACATTCAACAAAGCCCAACAGTTGCCACTGCAGAGAACGTTAGGATTGTACCGACCTTCAAGATATACAAAAATGGCTGCCGGCTGAAGGAAATCGTATGCCCTAGTCACGACATGTTGGAACACTCTGTGAGGCATTACAGCTTTTAG
- the LOC114377198 gene encoding ubiquitin-conjugating enzyme E2 35, whose translation MANSNLPRRIIKETQRLLSEPAPGISASPSEDNMRYFNVMILGPTQSPYEGGVFKLELFLPEEYPMAAPKVRFLTKIYHPNIDKLGRICLDILKDKWSPALQIRTVLLSIQALLSAPNPDDPLSENIAKHWKSNEAEAVETAKEWTRLYASGA comes from the exons ATGGCCAACAGTAACCTCCCTCGAAGAATCATCAAG GAAACGCAGCGTTTGCTCAGTGAGCCAG CACCTGGAATTAGTGCGTCCCCTTCGGAAGACAATATGCGGTATTTCAATGTGATGATCCTTGGCCCAACTCAGTCGCCTTATGAAG GGGGAGTTTTCAAGTTGGAATTATTTTTGCCAGAAGAATATCCAATGGCTGCTCCAAAG GTTAGGTTTCTGACAAAAATATATCATCCAAACATTGATAAG CTTGGCAGGATATGTCTTGACATTCTGAAAGATAAGTGGAGTCCTGCCCTTCAGATTCGCACTGTACTTTTGAG TATTCAAGCTCTTCTAAGTGCACCAAACCCAGATGATCCGCTTTCTGAGAACATTGCCAAGCATTGGAAATCTAATGAGGCCGAGGCAGTTGAAACGG CCAAGGAATGGACCCGGTTATATGCTAGCGGCGCTTGA
- the LOC114373746 gene encoding olee1-like protein — translation MGKYFAVVALFVSALCFSSILARKTPALDKFFVEGKIYCDPCHFAFESRLSFPLEGVKVSLQCLRSENDTVTYVKEGKTDANGQYSIPVHGDHEDEICIVVADSPTEGQCKEAMPNKSDRIVLTKNMGVSSMARYVNPLGFMTQGIDATQCNLVVQELGLDQLDN, via the exons ATGGGGAAGTACTTTGCTGTTGTTGCTCTCTTTGTCTCAGCTTTGTGCTTCTCCTCTATCTTGGCTCGTAAGACACCTGCCCTTGATAAATTCTTCGTTGAGGGCAAGATTTACTGTGACCCTTGCCACTTCGCATTTGAGTCCAGGCTCAGTTTCCCCTTGGAAG GTGTTAAGGTAAGCCTGCAATGTCTGAGGAGTGAGAATGATACCGTGACATATGTGAAGGAGGGCAAAACTGATGCAAATGGGCAATACAGCATCCCTGTCCATGGTGATCACGAGGATGAGATTTGCATAGTTGTTGCTGACTCACCCACTGAGGGTCAGTGCAAAGAGGCAATGCCAAACAAGTCCGATAGGATCGTCCTCACAAAAAACATGGGTGTCTCCTCCATGGCACGCTATGTCAATCCCCTTGGGTTCATGACACAGGGAATTGATGCAACACAATGCAATCTTGTTGTCCAAGAGTTGGGATTGGACCAACTTGATAACTGA
- the LOC114377052 gene encoding 14-3-3-like protein D, producing MATFSKERENFVYVAKLAEQAERYDEMVDAMKKVAKLDVELSVEERNLFSVGYKNVVGSRRASWRILSSIEQKEDSKGNELHVKHIRDYRNKVELELSNICSDIMIILDEHLIPSTNIAESTVFYYKMKGDYYRYLAEFKAGNEKKEVADQSLKAYQTASTTAESELQPTHPIRLGLALNFSVFYYEILNSPERACHLAKQAFDDAVSELDTLNEDSYKDSTLIMQLLRDNLTLWTSDIPEEGEDLKMESAARVDQGEDELGR from the exons ATGGCTACCTTCTCCAAGGAACGCGAGAACTTTGTATACGTTGCCAAGTTAGCTGAACAAGCTGAACGCTATGatg AAATGGTGGATGCCATGAAGAAGGTGGCGAAGCTGGACGTTGAGTTGAGTGTGGAAGAGAGGAACCTGTTCTCTGTTGGGTACAAGAATGTGGTGGGGTCACGGAGAGCTTCATGGAGAATCTTGTCATCGATAGAGCAGAAAGAGGATTCCAAAGGGAATGAGTTGCATGTTAAGCATATCAGGGATTACAGGAACAAGGTGGAGTTGGAGCTGTCCAACATTTGCAGTGACATTATGATAATTTTAGATGAGCATCTTATTCCATCCACTAATATTGCGGAGTCCACAGTGTTTTATTATAAGAT GAAAGGAGACTATTACCGGTATTTGGCAGAATTTAAAGCTGGcaatgaaaagaaagaggtgGCAGATCAGTCACTTAAAGCATATCAG ACAGCTTCTACCACTGCTGAGAGTGAACTACAACCTACACATCCTATTCGTTTGGGTCTGGCTCTAAATTTCTCAGTGTTTTATTATGAGATATTAAATTCACCTGAAAG GGCCTGCCATCTTGCAAAGCAAGCCTTTGATGATGCTGTCTCGGAGCTGGATACCCTGAATGAGGATTCTTACAAGGACAGTACCTTGATTATGCAGCTGTTGAGGGATAACCTTACTTTATGGACTTCTGATATCCCCGAAGAGGGTG AGGACCTAAAAATGGAAAGCGCAGCCAGGGTTgatcaaggagaagatgagttagGCCGCTAA